GAACGGGTAAACATCGTCTTGCTCGGCGCGGGCACCGTGGGCAGCGCCTTCGCGCAGCTTTTGGCCCGGCACCACGAGCGGTTTAAGGGCTTGGGGGTCGAGCCAAGGCTCAGCCGGGTGTTGGTGCGCGATGCTTCCAGGAGGCGAGAGGGGATCCCTTCGGAACGCCTCACCGACCGACCGGAGGGCCTCCTCGAGGAAGCCGATGTGCTGGTGGAGGTGATGGGCGGTACCGGCCTCGCCCGGCGCTTGGTGTTACAAGCCCTGGAGCAGGGCATCCCGGTGATCACCGCCAACAAAGCCTTGCTCGCCGAGGCCTGGGGGGAACTCCGCCCCTACGCCGACGAGGGGCTGCTGTACTACGAAGCTAGCGTGATGGCCGCCACCCCGGTGGTCTCGGCCCTCTCAGGGGTCTTGTGGGGAAGCCATTTGCTCGAGCTGCACGCCATATTGAACGGCACCACCAACTACATCCTGGGCCGGCTCGAGGGGGGCGCCACCTATGCTGAGGCCCTGGCCGAGGCCCAGGCCAAGGGCTACGCCGAAGCCGATCCCACCCTAGACGTGGAGGGCCTCGACGCGGCGCACAAGCTTACTGTGCTGGCCCGGCTCTGCGCCGACCCCGACTACCCCTGGGAAGAGGTGCGAGCCCATACGCGGGGCATCACCCACCTCACCCCCACCGACCTGGAAAACGCCCGTCAGCAGGGGCAGACCATACGCTTGGTCGGAAGCCTCTACCCCGAAAACGGAAGGTGGAAAGCGGTGGTGCGCCCGGTGCGGCTGCCGCTCGAGCACCCCCTGGCCCGCGCCGGGAGTGCCCGCAACGGCCTGGTCTTCCGGGGGGACGCTTGCGGTGAGCTGGTCTTTAGCGGGGCCGGAGCCGGAGGAGCCGCCACCGCCAGCGCCGTGTTGGGGGATCTATACCAACTTTTGATGGGCGTTCCCGGCCACGCCCCCATCTCGGCTAAAGCCCCGGTTCCCGATTACCCGGCAGAACGGCTCGAGGAAGTCTGAGCCTGATACACTGTGGGCGGCCACTTTCTTTATGGTTCGCTACTTCAGCACCCGTGACCCCCACAAAACCCCCCTCTCCTTCGCCGAGGCCCTGCTCAAAGGGCTCGCGCCGGACGGGGGGCTGTACCTCCCGGACCGGATTCCCACCCTCAGCCCGAGCACCTGGCTCGAGGCGAGCTCCCTCGCAGAAGTCGGGGTGAAGGTGCTGGGAGCGTGGCTGGAAGAAGAGATCCCTGCGGCGGACCTCGAGCCCATCGTCCGTGACGCGCTAAACTTCCCTTGCCCGCTCGTCCCGCTCTCGGATGGGGTGTACGTGCTCGAGCTGTTCCACGGCCCCACCCTCTCCTTCAAAGACTTCGGGGCGCGCACCATGGCCCGGCTGATGCAGTACTTCCTGGCCCGCCGGGGCGAGCGGCGGATCATCCTGGTCGCCACCTCGGGCGACACCGGCAGCGCCGTGGCGGATGGCTTTGCCGGCCAGGACAACATCGAGGTGGTCCTGCTCTACCCCAAGGGCAAAGTGAGCGAGGTGCAGGAGCGCCAGCTCATCGTGCGGCGAAGGGGAGTGCGGAGCTTCGCGGTGGAGGGCAGCTTTGACGACTGCCAGCGCATGGTGAAAGAAGCCTTCGTAGACCCCCAGCTCTCGCACCTGCCGCTCTCGAGCGCCAACTCTATCAACATCGGGCGGCTCCTACCGCAAACGCTCTACTACCTGTGGGCGGCCCGACAACTGGGGGGCGGCGCGGTCAACTTTTGCGTTCCTAGCGGCAACCTCGGCAACCTCACGGGGGGCGTTCTGGCCGCTTTGATGGGGCAGCCGGTCCCCCGCTTCCTCGCCGCGCATAACGCCAACCACTTCTTTCCCGACTTCCTGGCGGGCCGGGCAGAGGCCTACCAATTCCATCCCACCCTCGCCACCCTCTCCAACGCCATGGACGTGGGCGCGCCCAGCAACTTCGAGCGCCTTTACACCCTGTTGGGAGCGGACAGGCTGCGCGCGTGGGTCTGGGGGACGGTGGTCTTGGATGACGCGACGCTAGGCCGGATGCGGCAAACCCATGCGCAGCATGGCTATGTAGCCTGCCCCCACACCGCGGTAGGGCTCGAGGCCGTGGCCCGCTACCGCGCCGCCGGCGCCGACCCCACCCCTATCATCACCCTCTCCACCGCGCACCCCGCCAAGTTCCCGCACGCCGTCGCCCAGGCTCTCGGCCTCGCGGCCCCCAAGGAAGCCGCGCTCGAGGAGCTGTGGGGGCGCGAGGTCGCGGTGGAAACGATCCCCCCAACGGTGGAGGCGCTCAAACAGCACCTGCTATAACCCCCGCCCTGGCCTCAGGCCCCTGTCATCTTGGGCGCTATCCTGAGGCTTGGGTGTTGGTCTGGTGTTCTCTGACCCGGTGGTTGCCTTTGGTGGTGTTGTTGGCCGCCTCGAGCAGCGAGGCCCGCCGCTTCCCGGGCGACACCCTCTACGCGCTCACGGCACAAAGCACGTGCATCCAGCGTTGCTCCCAAGCCTCGAGCCCTGCACCAACCGCTTTTGCGCCCCCCCTGGTGCTGCCTTATTCGATTGCGGCGGTACCGCCCGCTGCACCAGCGCTGTTACGACCCAAGGCGGCGGGCAAAGGGATCAGGCGCGAGGGGGGTTCGCGGATTCCCCAACCAGCAGATTGGCCGGCTCTCCCCTCGAGCCCCCCCTGTCCCGACTTGAATCCATCGGCTTGCGGCTTTAGTGAAACTCGTTCGGGGAGTATCTCCATGCAGCAGCCCATAGCAAACAACCCACCTGCAGGCAAACCCAGCTTTGCGCGCTACCTTTGGCAAGCGTGGCTTCGCCCCACCGCTGAAGCGCTGCTGCTGGCCCTGCTCATCACCACCTTCGCGTTTACCGCAGTAGGCATAGTAGGCACCAGCGATCTGCCCAACCTCCATCCAGGCGAGCGGGTGGTAGTTCTCAAATACCAGACCTGGCTGCACCGCTTCGGCATCGGCAGCTTCAAACGGGGCGACTTGGTGGTGGTCAAGCCGCCCCTTACCGATCCCTACGCCATCCAACCCCTGCCGCTTTTGGGGCAGCTGGGCTTCAACTTCCGACCCTTTTTCATCAAGCGGATCGTCGCCCTGCCCGGAGATCGCATCCGCATGGAGCAGGGGGAGCTTTTCATCAACGGGGTAGCGGTGAATGAAAGCCACACCCTCCCGTATTGGCGATCCTTGGGACAACTGGATACTATCTCAGATCGGGCCAACTCCGACGCCTGGCCCTTCCGCCAGGGCCAAACGGGGGAGTACGTGGTCCCCCAGGGGATGTACTTCGTGATGGGGGATAATCGCTCCTACGGCGGCTCGGAGGACTCGAGGGCCTTCGGGCCGGTTGCACTCGACCAGATCGGTGGAAAGGCCAATTTCGTACTCTGGCCCCCCATCCGGCGCGACGAAAGTGGTCAGTGGCGGGTCAACTGGCGGGTAATGGGTACCCCGGAAGGATTCCGGGCGCTCGAGCCGCGGTGATCCGGGCGGCCTGCCGCCCGGAAGACCTTGCTAAATAATCCGCCGCGTTTTGCGTTTAGGGTACGGCGTGTTAGGGCCACACCCTGCCCCAACAATCAAGTTACCGGGGCACTTGGCGTATGTTAGGCTATAAGGAAGTGTATGCGCAGCAAGGAAATCAAACCCAACAAGGAACCCTTCGCCGGGGCCTATTTCGTGGGCTTGGCGATTACCCTAGCCCTCCTCATCGGCGTGGTAGCGGTAGGCGCGGGGATGCCCCCGGCGGTGTCTGGCTTTGTGGTGGCCTTTGGCCTGGGGCTCACGGTGAGCCCCAAATACGCCCGCTGGTTCCTTATCGCGGGGGTATTTTCGGCCCTTATGGGCTTTCTTGGCCGCGAAGAGCAGGTGACCTGGGGCGGGATCGGACTGGTCTTGTCCCAGCTCATCGTCTGGCGATTCGTCAGGTCGTGAAAGCCCAGCAGCTAGCCCAGGGGCTCGCCCTCGCAGGGGTAGCCGGGTTGGTATACTTTTGGCTTTTGAGGCCCAGCAACCCCGGGGCGGTGTTCTCGGTCGCCCTGATGGTCGCCAGCGGCATCGTGCAGTATGGCGGCGATAGGCCCTTCATCCTGCCCTTTTACGCCTGGCTGGCGGGGATCTTGCTGGCGTTGCAGGCCTTTTGGGGGGAGTTTCTGGCCGCGCTGCTAGGCATCTTGTTGGGCCTGGGACTACCCTATCTGTACTACCGAACCCTTCGGGAGAGCGCATGAAAGCTGCCCTCATTCACCTCGCTACCCGAGAGACGCCTGTAGCTACCCTCAAAGCCGCCTTGCCCCTGATCGAGCAGGCCGCCCAGGAAGGGGCTCAACTGGTCCTTTTGCCCGAACTCTTCCCCAGCGGGTACCGCTACCCCGACGCCGCAGCGACGCCCCAGGTGCTCGAGGCCCTGCAAACCTCGGCCCGCCAGCACCAAATGGTAATCCTGGCCGGGGTGCTGGAGCAGGCCGGGGAGCGCTACGCCAACCGGGTGCGCATCCTCGGTCCGCAGGGCGAACTGGGCTGCTACACCAAAACCCACCTCATCCCGGCCTTTGGCGAGCCCGAGACCATGATCCCCGGCCAAGCGCTGGTGCGGCTAGGGCTCGAGGGTTTCCAAGCCGGGGTGGCGATCTGCTTCGACCTGCGCTTTCCCGAGCTGTTTCGCACCTACGCGGTGGGCGGGGTGACCCTCTTCCTCGTCCCCTCCGCCTGGCCCATGAGCCGCAGCTACGCCTGGGAACTTTTCTGCAAAGCCAGGGCTGCCGAGAACCAGGCCTACCTGCTCGCGGTCAACCACGCCGAGGAGCCCTTCGGGGCGGCCAGCCTGGCCGTTGACCCACTAGGGATGGAGCTGGCGCGGCTTGAGGTAGAAGGGGTTAGGGTGGTCGAACTGGACCCTACTTACCCTCACCGCCTGCGCCAGGAGTTCCCGCTCTTCTCCCAGCGCCGCCCGGATTTGTACAAGCTCTAGGGCTGATTTCACGCACTTAATTGGCCATACGGGAAACGCAAGAGGCTTGGTGGCGAGGAAGAAATGTCCCTAGCGCGCGATAGCTTGACCGATGGCTCACTGGCGGCGCACCCAGCCTGCCAGCAAGTAGACTAGCGCTCCTGCCATCAGCCCGTCGCCCAAGGGGGGCAAGTACGGCCCAAAAGCGCTCAGGTTGAAGCCTAGCCCAATGAGCAGCGGCCATGGGGTGAGCACCCAGGACAGGCCGTACTGCCGACCGGTGGCGGCCAACATAAAAGCCAGCCCCAGCCCCCGCATGTATCCGATCCAGCCCGATCCGATCTCGTTTTGGTATATAAACCACAGCAGGTTGAGCCAAGCTCCAGCCGCGGCCCACGGAAGCCGGGCGCGGCGAACGGCCAAGGCTCCCGTCCCGGCAAGTAACAGCCACAGCAGAAGATCGATCATCAAAGGTTTGTTTACTCGCCAAGGCCCCGGCGGTTTTCCAGGGCTCGAGCCAGCGTCACCTCGTCGGCATACTCGAGGCTTCCCCCCGCTGGCAAGCCGTAGGCCAGCCGGGTGGCTTTGATTCCCCGTTCCTTGAGCGCATCAGCCAGGTAGGCGGCGGTGGCCTCGCCCTCCACGGTCATTGAAGTGGCGAGGATGACCTCTTCGACCTTAGCCCCCAGGGCTTCAGGGTTCTCCGGCTCGAGCCGCTTGTACAAACTTCCCAGGTTGAGCTGTTCGGGGCCAATACCCTCGAGGGGGTTCAGGGCCCCGCCCAGGACGTGGTAGAGCCCGCCGTACTCCCCGCTCCGCTCGAGGGCCATCAGGTCCCCTACGCTCTCTACCACACAGACCAGACTGCGCTCGCGGTGCTCGTCGGCGCAGATCGGGCAGAGCTCGTCTTCGGCCAGGTTGCCGCAGATCGGACAGGGGTGCAACGCTCGAGCCGCATCTAGGGCCGCCAGGAGTTCCTGGGCTGCGTCTGGCTGCATCACCAGGTGTAGCCCCAGCTTTTGCGCGGTCTTGGGACCTACGCCGGGCAATACCGCCAGGGCCCGCACCAATTTGAGTAACCGTTCAGGGTAGCGCATCGCCGCCTACTGCTCGACGCCCAACGCTGAAGCCCAAGGGCGATCAGGCCGGGCTTTAGAGCATTCCCCCTAACATCGAGCCGATCCCTCCCAGCTCGCGGCCCATCTCTTTTTCGGAAAGTTCGTGAGCTTTTTGTTGGGCGTCTTGAATCGCTACCAGGAGGAGATCCTCGAGGGCCTCGAGATCCGATGGATCCACCGCTTCGGGTTTGAGCTTCACCGCTTGGATCTGGCCGTGGCCGTTGGCGGTGACTTCCACTAAGCCTGCGGCGCTTCCTACCACGGTCATCGTTGCGAGCCTTTCCTGCACCTCGGCGGCTTTTCGTTGGGCCTTCTGGGCCTCTTTCATCAACTTCTGTAGGTTCATGGGTCCGTGTCTCCCGCACCCATTATAGGCGGTGCACCCGCGAGGGAGCGGCGTGTCGTCGGAGGAGTTTCACGTTTTTGCTGCGGTCGGAGCGGTGCTGGCTTCGGGAATCCCCCCCAGCAGCGTGACCGTTAGCGCCAACGCGGTCACGGCCAGGCCGCAAAATACTATGGCCTCCGTGATGCCCAACATGGCGGCTAGGGTCGCGCCCAGGGTAGCCCCCCCGATCTGGGCTGCGTCTGTCAGGCTGATAAAGGTGCCCAAGATGCGCCCACGCTGATCTGGGGGGGCAGCAATCTGCAAGATGCTTCGCATCGGGACGATAAACCCGGCGTTCGCCACCCCAAAGAGAAAGCTGGCCATCCCCACCCAGATGGGGTAGGGGAAAGCCCCCATGGAGGCATAGACGAAACCAAAGACCATCAAGGCCAGTAGGAACAGCCGCTCTCGAGCCATCCGGCGGGTGATGTGCGGCACCCATAAGAAGCCCACCAAGGCCCCGGCGGCGGTCAGGGCTTCTATCACCCCAAACCCCTGCACCCCGATCCCCAGTACCCTGACCGCCAGCACGTAGCCCAGCACGGCTTCGGCGGAGCCAAAGAGGGCCGCTATGGTGATGCTGAGCACGCTATAGCGCAAGGTGCGGTTGTGCCAGAGGGGCCGGAAGCCCTCGAGCAGAGCGGTGAGGTAGCGGCGGCGGGGGCTTGGTTTGGGTTTGAGGGCCGGAAGCCGCAGCAAGTATAAAGCCGAGACCAGGTAGGAGAAGGCGTCGATATAAAAGGCCGGGGCGAAGCCCACCCCCGCCACCAGCAGCCCCCCCAGGGCCACGAAGCCGATCTCCGCCACGCGGTTGGTCAGGAGCAGGAGACTATTGGCCTGATCCAGCGAAGCTTCGGGAACTAGGTCGGCCACTGCGCTGTTGAGGGCCGGGTAGCGCAGGGCATCGGTGGCCGCAACCAGCACGGTCAGCGCGATCAAAGCCCCCAGCGAGCGAATCCCTAGCAGCGGAATCAGTGCCACCAGAGCCATGCAGAGGAGGTCCGAGTACAGCATGATCAGGCGGCGGTCGTTGCGGTCGACGAAAGGACCCAACAGCGGTCCCAGGATGACCCGGGAGAACAGCTGGGCAGAGATGAGGACCCCCGTCCAGACCAACCCGTACGTCTCGTTAACCAGGGCTAAAAGAGCAATACGGTGTACTTTATTGCCCACCTGGGAAACCAGGTTGGATAAAAACAGGCGCAAAAAGGCCGGTTGCTGGAAAATCCCCACCATGTTAGGCAGATTCTACATCCACCGATTGGTGGATGGATATCGTCGTTGGGGCTGAGGTGGGTTTGGGATGGCCGCTCGGCGGGGAAGCCGCCGAGGGGAGCTCAGCGGCAAGATCCCCCGCGTTTTGCGTACCAGCCTTACCTCAACCCTCAGCACGTCCCACGTCGTACGAAGGGGATTGGTCCCCTAGGTGTACCGGCTCCGCCGGTCCCAAAGGGAATCTACCTCCGGGTGTACGGAGCTTGCTCCGTCCCGATAGGGGATCGTCCCCTAGGTGTACCGGCTTTGCCGGTCCCGATAGGGGATCGTCCCTTGGGTGTACGGCGGTACGCCGTCCCGAAAATTGCCGGCTTACCGGCGCACTTAGGCACTTTCGAACTGGGAGTTGGGCAGCAGCAGGCAAGCCACCCGCAATCCTTCCCTGGCCAGCACCCCCATCCCCTCCGGGACGCTCCACACCAGCAGGTCGTCGAGCCGGCGCGGCATCTGAGCGGCAGTGGCCACGTAAACGGTGTCTTCTTGGTAGCGCAGCGAGAGCACCACCGAGCCCAGCCGCACGCTGACCGGGGCCTCGCTCAAGGTGGAGGCCCCAACCCCTCCCAGGGTGTCGCGGGTGGGGGGGCGGTGGCCCGCCCATTCGGAGAGGGCAGTCGCCAAAGCCCGCCCTTGGCGCTCGAGCCCCAGCTGAGAGGCCACCTCTTCCATCAAAAGCGGCCAGTTGGAGCTGCTGCTGATCCGCCCGCGCACCACCTCGAGCCCTTTGCGGGCGAACTCCTGGAGGGCATCCGGCGAGGCCTCGCCATAGCGCTGGGCGGATTCCGGGGCGAAATTGGAGTAATCCACCGGCCCCTTGAGCCGAGCCGAGAAGGCCCGCAGGAGCCGCAGGTAGGCGAAGTGTTCATCAGGGCGCAGCAGGTGGGCCAATACCCGCCCCTCGGCCAACAAGGTGGAGATGTGGGCCCCTACGCGGGGCTCGAGGCGCAGGTGAAGGTAATGGCCATGGCGGATCGCCCACACCTCAAAGCCCCCTACTTTGATGGTCAGGGGTTTCGCCGGATCCAGTGGGTAATCGGTGCCTTCGAGGCTTAGCGTGAACTCCCCAGCGGTCTCGCTGAGGAGGACCTCGAGCCCACCCAGGCTAAGCCGGGCCGGCAACAGCCGCAGGGTGACGGCTGCGTCTTCGGGGCCGATCGCCTCCTGCCGAAGATCGGGGTCTTGTCCCCAGAGGATTTTAGCCGGGATCTGGGGCAGAGGGGCCTCGCCGCGGGGGGTTGGCAGGTAGCGGTAGAGCAGGGCGGCCAGCCGCTCCGAGGCCTGGTGGAAGCGCTGGCGGTCCTCTTCCAGCACCAGCGACAGGCGCCGCTCCTCCGCCGCCACCGCTTGCAAGCGCTCCTCCAGGGCGCGGATCTCGGGTAGCGGCAGCTGCATGCGCTGGGCTTCTTCCAGCGCCCGCCGCAGGCTCTCCACCGAGGTGCGCCGCCCCGCTCCCTGGGGCCTCAGGGCCCCTTCGCTCTCGATCACCCGGCGCATGAAGCGGCGCAGGTAGGCCACGGTCTCCTCGGGGGGCAGGCGCAGCCGGTCCGGCAGGCGGTAGGCTTCCTTGAAGAACTCCAGCAGTAAAGCTTTGGCGACCCCAGGGTCGTCGAAGCTTACCAGCGGATCGGAAAGGGCAGGTATGGCCTGAGAGAGGGTAAAACGGGAGAGGTTGTAGTCCTGGGCGAACTGAGGGGTTTTGGAGTAGGCCTCGAGGTTTTGTAACAGCGCGTAAACGAGGCGCAATTCCTCCCGTTTACCCGAGAGCAGGTGTTTGACCTGTCGCTCCAGGTCGCGCTCGAGCCGCACCCAGTACACCGACTGGGTAAGGGCCTCGAGGGCCTGGCGCTCGGGGCTGGGCCCGTCCGGGACCAGCTGAGGCTCCTCCTCCACGAAAACGCTGCTCAGTTCAGCGGGGGGTGGTTCAGCGAACACTTCGCTCAGGTTGTGCTGAATCTGGTTTAGGCTGCGGAAGCGGGCGTCCGCCTGGCGAAAACGCTTGGCGTAAGGGCCTTGATGGGCCAGCTTGATCAGCAACTGACGCAACCGGATCACGCTGGCCCGCCCCCCCTTGGGTTCGCGCCCGGCGGTCAGGTCATCGACCTTGTACTCGTACAGTTCGACCAGTTCGGCCAATCCTTCGCTCATTGCCCCTCCAAAACACTCCTCGAGCCTACCAAACCTTTCCCGCCGAGCTTGTGATGGGCGATTCATCGAGGGCCCCTCCAGGCAGTATTCCCGGTTATTTTCCAATCCTGGGGTGGGGGGCGGGAGCTATGATAGGCGAAGTCATGCGGTTATCACACCTGGAAATCGCCACCGTTTCCAACGTCGGACGGCGGCGGCGCAACAACGAGGACTTCCACCGGGTGGCGGTGTATCCGACACCTCGGGGCAACTTGGTGTTGGCGGCTGTGGCGGATGGGATGGGCGGCTCGGAGGCTGGAGAGTGGGCCAGCAAGCTGGCCATCGAGGGGCTCACCGAGGCGGTGCGGGCCTATGCGGCCCAGCTCGACAGCGGCAGGCCGGCGGTCCCGCTCGAGCGTGTGATGGATAAGGCTTTTCGCTTGGCCCAGCATCGTATCCTGCAAGAAGGAGAACGCGTGCCCGAGCGCAAGGGCATGGGAACTACGCTCACCGCCATGTTGCTGACCGAGTGGAACAAAAGCGGGGTGATCGGCCATGTGGGCGATACCCGGGCCTACTGCCGCAGCAAAGGCCGCTGGCAACAACTCACCGCCGACCACTCCTGGGTGGCCCAACAGGTCCGGGAAGGCCTCCTAACCCCGCACCAGGCCGAGACCCACCCCTGGCGGCACATGCTGACCCAGGCGTTGGGGCTTGCTGAGGTGCACTACGACCTGCTGAGCATCAGCCTGGCCCCCGACGAGACCCTGGTGCTCGCCACCGATGGGCTTTATAACTTGGTTTTACCCGAAGAGTGGCAGACCACGTTGGATTTGCAGTCCTCCGTGGAACACTGGGTGCGCTTGGCCCTTGAGCGGGGCGGCACCGACAACATCACGGCGGTAGCGGCGAGGTGGCGATGAGCGTCCTGTTGGCGGTGCTGCTGGTGGGGCTCTCGGTGGCCCTGGCGTTGCGCTTGGCCGGCACTTGGGTGATGCTGGGGGGGATGGCCCTCCTGCTGGGGGTGGCCTGGGGGCTAGGGGCTCAGCCCGCGTCTTGGCTGCCGTTGGCGGCGCTAGGCCTGGCGGGGGTGTGGGGTCCGCGGCTGACGTTCTCCAGGGCCCCGACCTCTCGCGCCCCTGCGGGCAAGAACGCCAAAGGTCCCAAAAACGGCAAAACCCGGCCTACCAAAACCCCCACCAACCCTCGAGCCACCCTGAGCGGTCTGACCAATGCTCCGGGGGGCTTGGAAGATAAGTACGAAATCCTCGAAAAGGTGGGAATCGGTGGAATGGCCACCGTCTACAAGGCCCGCGACCGCTCTGGGCGGATGTTGGCCCTCAAAATTCCCCAGGAGAAGTTCGTGGGCGACGCGCGCTTTGTGCGTCGCTTCCACCGCGAGGCCGAGGTGCTGGCCCATCTCGATCATCCCGGTATCGTCAAGGTATTTGATCACGGCAACGTGGGCGATACCCACTACATCGCCATGGAGTTCCTGGACGGCGAGGGGCTGGACCGGCTGATCGAAGGCCGTAAGCTCAGCATTCGTTCGAGCGTGGAGATCATGCAACGGGTAGCGGAGGCGCTACAACATATCCACGCCCAGGGCATCATCCACCGCGACATCAAGCCGGGCAACATCATGGTGCTCAAAGGGGCCATCCGCGAGGATGGCCGGGTGGACCCCAGGGGGGTGCGCCTGATGGACTTCGGCATCGCCGCGGGAAAGGTGCTGACCCGGCTCACCATCACCGGGGCCCGCATCGGCACCCCGGTGTACATGAGCCCCGAGCAAGCCAAGGGCCAACGCATCGACCACAAGTCCGACGTCTACAGCCTGGGGGTGGTCTTCTACGAGGCCCTCACCGGGCAGCCCCCGTTTCAGGGAGGCTACGAGGCGGTGATCCACCAGCAGATTTTCCAGATGCCCACCCCACCCCGCCAGCACAACCCTGAGATCCCCCAGGCCCTCTCCGACCTGGTCTACCGGATGCTCGACAAAGACCCCGAGAAACGCCCCGGCTTAGACCAGGTGATCGCGACGCTCAAGGGCAACTGGCAGGAGGACCAGGGCTTGCAGGCCGAGTACTACCTGGCCCTCGCGGTGGAGGCCAAAAAGGGTACCCTGCGGCTGGTGGAGCCCAGCGGGGTGCTGGCCCGGATGTGGAGCGGGGTGGGCAGCGGGCGCGGCCAGTTCCCCTCGCCCCCCCTCTCGCTGGCGATAGATCCGCAGGGCCGCTTCTGGATCACCCTCTTCGAGTACGGCGGGAGCGGGGTACGGCTGGTGCACCGTTTTTCGGCGGAGGGGGAGCTCGAGTTCAGCATGGGCCCCTATGGCATGAAGCCGGGAGAGTTTTTGTATCCGGCCTCGATCGCAGCGGGGGGCAACGACCTCTACGTGCTCGACAGCGAAACCAGCACCATCAGCCGCTTCGACCTCGAGGGTAACCTGCTGGGCCGCTTCGGCGGGGCTGGGCCAGGCCGAGGCACCTTCGATGCCCCCAAAAGCTTGGCGGTAGGTCGCCACTTCCTCTACGTGCTCGACTACGGCAACCGCCAGGTGCAACGCCTCAGCCTGGAGGGCCAGTATCTTTCGCGCTATGCCTTCCGTAAAAACCGCGAGACCCAGGAGTTGCGGGTGCTCGCCGGCTTGGGGTTGGGCCCCGAGGATCAGCTCTACGTCTACGATGCCGACGCCCAGAAGATCCGCCAGGTAGCTCAAGATGGGCAGATCGTCAGCTCGACCCCGCTGCAACTTTTGGAGGGAGAAGACCCTAACAGCATCGTGGAGATGGCGGTTCGAGGAGACATCCTCTACGCCGCCCGACGGGGCGGTACCAAAATTCACCGGATACGGCTTTCCGGTGAGGTCCTGTCGCCGATAGACATCTACGCCCCGCTGCGCTCGCTCGCGCTTTGGATGAACCACGCCAAACACAAAAACTGAGCTTGCCGTCGAGGGGGTCGTAGCTACGGTATCTATAGAGACCGACGGGTACCTCCCCAGGAAGCAGCTCCTGGGCCCATAAACGAGGGAGTTGCTGTCCCGGAGGGGCGCTGCGCCTCAAAGGGGATGGTTGCTATGAGAAACCATCAGGGAGGATTGGGGGATTGAGGTCATTGATACCAAGCCCCTTCCCATCGCCCAGGGTAACCCGAGGCCAGCAAGGGTTGGGGCCTCAAGCCGCACGCGGCGGCGAGCCCGGGGGGGATCGTTCCGGCGCTGGGCCTTTGTCCCGGTGCACGGCGGCACGTCGTCCCAATAGGGGATCGTCCCAGCTGC
The genomic region above belongs to Meiothermus sp. Pnk-1 and contains:
- a CDS encoding protein kinase, with amino-acid sequence MSVLLAVLLVGLSVALALRLAGTWVMLGGMALLLGVAWGLGAQPASWLPLAALGLAGVWGPRLTFSRAPTSRAPAGKNAKGPKNGKTRPTKTPTNPRATLSGLTNAPGGLEDKYEILEKVGIGGMATVYKARDRSGRMLALKIPQEKFVGDARFVRRFHREAEVLAHLDHPGIVKVFDHGNVGDTHYIAMEFLDGEGLDRLIEGRKLSIRSSVEIMQRVAEALQHIHAQGIIHRDIKPGNIMVLKGAIREDGRVDPRGVRLMDFGIAAGKVLTRLTITGARIGTPVYMSPEQAKGQRIDHKSDVYSLGVVFYEALTGQPPFQGGYEAVIHQQIFQMPTPPRQHNPEIPQALSDLVYRMLDKDPEKRPGLDQVIATLKGNWQEDQGLQAEYYLALAVEAKKGTLRLVEPSGVLARMWSGVGSGRGQFPSPPLSLAIDPQGRFWITLFEYGGSGVRLVHRFSAEGELEFSMGPYGMKPGEFLYPASIAAGGNDLYVLDSETSTISRFDLEGNLLGRFGGAGPGRGTFDAPKSLAVGRHFLYVLDYGNRQVQRLSLEGQYLSRYAFRKNRETQELRVLAGLGLGPEDQLYVYDADAQKIRQVAQDGQIVSSTPLQLLEGEDPNSIVEMAVRGDILYAARRGGTKIHRIRLSGEVLSPIDIYAPLRSLALWMNHAKHKN